Within Gilvibacter sp. SZ-19, the genomic segment CCAAGTGGAAGTGAGCTACCACAAAGTAGGTATCGTGTACGTTGATATCTAGTGCAGAGTCACCCAAGATGATACCAGTTAGACCACCAGTGATAAAGGTAGATACCAATCCGATGGAGAACAGCATGGCCGGGTTGAGCTGCAGATTACCCTTCCAGAGGGTTGTGATATAGTTAAATGCTTTTACTGCGGATGGGATCGCGATAAGCAAGGTCGTAAAGGTAAACACAGACCCCAAGAATGGATTCATTCCGGAGATGAACATGTGGTGACCCCATACGATGGTTGACAAGAACGCGATTGCCAAAATAGAGGCAACCATAGCGCGATATCCGAAGATCGGCTTACGGGCGTTGGTCGCGATAACCTCAGAAGTAATTCCTAGAGCCGGTAGTAATACAATGTATACTTCCGGGTGACCCAAGAACCAGAACAAGTGCTCGAAAAGTACTGGCGAACCTCCTTGGTTGTGCAATACCTCTCCGGCAATGTAGATATCAGACAAGAAGAACGAAGTTCCGAAGCTTCTGTCCATAACCATCATAAGACCAGCGGATAGTAATACTGGGAAAGAGATCACACCAATGATAGCCGTTACAAAGAACGCCCAGATCGTTAGAGGAAGGCGTGTCATAGACATACCTTTTGTTCTCAAGTTGATCACTGTTACTATATAGTTCAAAGATCCAAGTAGCGAGGAAGCGATGAAAATGGTCATCGACACCAACCACAAGGTCATACCTGCTCCAGAACCTGGAATGGCCTGAGGCAATGCTGAAAGTGGTGGGTAAACTGTCCATCCGGCAGAAGCAGGACCTGCTTCAACAAAGAGAGACATTACCATAATGATACTCGATAGGAAGAACAACCAATACGAAACCATGTTCAAGAAACCGGACGCCATATCGCGGGCACCGATCTGCAATGGAATCAAAAGGTTGGAAAAGGTACCACTTAAACCTGCCGTTAGTACGAAGAATACCATAATGGTTCCGTGAATCGTAACTAATGCCAAGTATACAGAAGGGTCCATAATTCCGTCCTCTCCCCACTTACCAAGAAGTACTTCGTAAATGGTGAATTGTTTATCTGGCCAAGCCAACTGCAAACGGAAGATCAATGACATAGCAATACCAATGATTCCCATAAACAGCCCTGTGATCAAGTACTGCTTGGAGATCATCTTGTGATCTTGGCTAAAGATGTACTTGGTTATAAAGGTTTCTTTGTGATGATGTCCGTGATCATCATGTTCGACCGGGTGTGCGTATCCTTGTGCTGACATACCTGTAAAAATTCTTTTTTTAATTTTTCATAGTTGTGGCGAAATTGTCCTGTTTCGAAAGCCATTCGTTGAATTCTTCTTCCGTCTCCACAACAATCTTCATCTGCATGTTGTAATGCGTGTTACCACAGATCTTGTTACATAGCAATAAATAATCAAACTCATACAACTCTAAAGGCTCTAAACCTTCGGCTGCGCGAGCTACGTTCTTTTCATTGCGAATAGCGTTGATATGCTCAACCTTCGCAATGATTTCATCGTCTAAACGCATCTCCTCGGTGGTCTTGGTAGGAGTAAACGAAAACTGAGTTACCATTCCAGGCACACAGTTCATTTGAGCTCTAAAATGCGGCATATAGGCCGAGTGTAACACGTCCTGAGAACGCATTTTAAAGAGGATCTTTCTGCCTGCTGGCAGGTGTAATTCATTAACGATAATATCATCTTGTGCATCTGGATCAGAAGCGTCAAGACCTAATTGGTTAACACCTTCGATAAGGCGAACGTTAGCGTCTCCTAAGATGTTGTCATCGCCAGCGTAACGGGCACGCCAGTCAAACTGGTAAGCGTAAAGCTCGATCACCAATGGGTCGTCCTCGGTGTCGACATTCATAATGTCTGACCAAGTAAACAATCCGTAGATGATCAGTCCCGCCAATACGATAACTGGAATGATGGTCCAAATAAACTCCAGACGATCATTGTCTGCATAAAAAGTAGCGCGTTGTCCTTTCTTGCCACTGTACTTAAAGGCAAAGTAGTGCAATAACCACTGGGTGATTATCCCTACAATAAAGATGATGATCATAGAGATCAACCACAACTGATCAATGTCTACTCCGTGCTCAGAGGCTGAATCCGGAAGCAATACATCCGACCATTTGTAGAAAGAGATGAATGCCAGTACATAAATAAAGATAACAAAGCCCAACATTAGTTTTCCGTTGATCTTGTTGTCCTTGTCATTGGCAATCTGAGAAGTGCTACTGTCCTCTCCAGCTTTAGACATGGATAGGATCTTGCTCATCTGCCAAATACTGACAGCGAAAAGGATGATTACTACTAAGTATAAAAATGCGGTCATCGTGATAACTCTTCTTTAATATTATAACTTATTAATAATGGAACTGTTTACTTTCTTTCAAGAGTGGGTTTGCCTTAGCCAATAACGGCGCTTTGGTGAGTGCTGTGAACACGACAAAGACAAACAATCCGAAGAAGAACATAAGCGCTCCGATCTCTGGCATTCCAATGTACCAAGACGTACCTACTGCAGATGGCATAACCATTACAAATACATCTATATAGTGACCTGCCAGAATAATAATACCTGCCATGATAACAAACAGATTCACACGTTTGTAATCACTGTTCATAAGGATAAGTAATGGGAACACGAAGTTCATCACTACCATTCCAAAGAACAAGAGGTTAAAGTCTTCAATACGGGTTACGAAATAGGTAACCTCTTCTGGAATGTTAGAGTACCAGATCAGCATGAACTGAGAGAACCAAAGATAGGTCCAGAAAATACTGAATCCGAACATGAACTTAGCCAAATCGTGGATGTGGCTGTCGTTCACAAATTCCAGATAACCCTGAGATTTC encodes:
- a CDS encoding cytochrome c oxidase subunit II, translating into MTAFLYLVVIILFAVSIWQMSKILSMSKAGEDSSTSQIANDKDNKINGKLMLGFVIFIYVLAFISFYKWSDVLLPDSASEHGVDIDQLWLISMIIIFIVGIITQWLLHYFAFKYSGKKGQRATFYADNDRLEFIWTIIPVIVLAGLIIYGLFTWSDIMNVDTEDDPLVIELYAYQFDWRARYAGDDNILGDANVRLIEGVNQLGLDASDPDAQDDIIVNELHLPAGRKILFKMRSQDVLHSAYMPHFRAQMNCVPGMVTQFSFTPTKTTEEMRLDDEIIAKVEHINAIRNEKNVARAAEGLEPLELYEFDYLLLCNKICGNTHYNMQMKIVVETEEEFNEWLSKQDNFATTMKN
- a CDS encoding cbb3-type cytochrome c oxidase subunit I; its protein translation is MSAQGYAHPVEHDDHGHHHKETFITKYIFSQDHKMISKQYLITGLFMGIIGIAMSLIFRLQLAWPDKQFTIYEVLLGKWGEDGIMDPSVYLALVTIHGTIMVFFVLTAGLSGTFSNLLIPLQIGARDMASGFLNMVSYWLFFLSSIIMVMSLFVEAGPASAGWTVYPPLSALPQAIPGSGAGMTLWLVSMTIFIASSLLGSLNYIVTVINLRTKGMSMTRLPLTIWAFFVTAIIGVISFPVLLSAGLMMVMDRSFGTSFFLSDIYIAGEVLHNQGGSPVLFEHLFWFLGHPEVYIVLLPALGITSEVIATNARKPIFGYRAMVASILAIAFLSTIVWGHHMFISGMNPFLGSVFTFTTLLIAIPSAVKAFNYITTLWKGNLQLNPAMLFSIGLVSTFITGGLTGIILGDSALDINVHDTYFVVAHFHLVMGISALYGLFAGVYHWFPKMFQGRMMNKNLGYVHFWITAIGAYGVFFPMHFIGMAGLPRRYYTNSAFPYFDDLADVNVVISIFAFITGAAQLVFLYNFIHSMFYGKKGPKNPWNSNTLEWTAEVKHIHGNWDGPIPEVHRWAYDYSKLNKDESDYVIPGQDFVPQHIPLQDNEEEMNH